The Polaribacter tangerinus genome has a segment encoding these proteins:
- a CDS encoding arginine decarboxylase: protein MNTKYIDLVEQTFDFPQEEFKTENNKLFWHGINLMELTSKYGAPLKFTYLPKISENINKAKSWFKNSMDKHQYKGTYFYSYCTKSSHFKHVLNEALKNDIHIETSSAFDIDIVNSLKKEGKIKDDTFVICNGFKRDQYVKNIGGLINSGHKNCIPIIDNFEEIALIQQETSKPFKVGIRIASEEEPKFEFYTSRLGIGYKNIVAFYEREIAANPQVELKMLHFFINTGIRDNAYYWNELMKCLNVYINLKKVCPSLDSLNIGGGFPIKNSLAFEYDYEYMIDEIINQIKLVCENAQVDVPHIFTEFGSFTVGESGATIYEVLYQKKQNDRERWNMINSSFITTLPDSWAINKRFIMLPLNKWNHKYERVLLGGLTCDSDDYYNSEQHINGIYLPVYEKNNPLYIGFFNTGAYQESIGGFGGLQHCLIPHPKHILIDKANDGEFTFQIYKEQQKSSELLSILGY from the coding sequence GTGAACACAAAATATATAGATTTAGTCGAACAAACATTCGACTTTCCACAAGAAGAATTTAAAACAGAAAACAATAAATTGTTTTGGCACGGAATTAATTTAATGGAATTAACATCAAAATATGGCGCTCCATTAAAGTTTACATATTTGCCTAAAATATCTGAAAACATAAATAAAGCAAAGAGTTGGTTTAAAAATAGTATGGATAAGCACCAATATAAAGGCACTTATTTTTATAGCTATTGTACTAAAAGTTCTCATTTTAAGCACGTTTTAAACGAAGCATTAAAAAATGACATTCACATAGAAACGTCTTCTGCATTTGATATAGATATTGTTAACAGTTTAAAAAAGGAGGGGAAAATTAAAGACGATACTTTTGTAATTTGTAACGGATTTAAAAGAGACCAATATGTAAAAAATATTGGAGGTCTTATTAACTCTGGTCATAAGAACTGTATTCCTATTATTGATAATTTTGAAGAAATAGCTTTGATACAGCAAGAAACGTCAAAACCTTTTAAAGTAGGTATTCGAATTGCCTCTGAAGAAGAACCAAAATTTGAATTTTATACATCTAGGTTGGGAATTGGTTACAAAAATATTGTTGCTTTTTATGAACGAGAAATTGCAGCAAACCCACAGGTAGAGCTAAAAATGTTACATTTTTTTATCAATACAGGTATACGAGATAATGCCTACTATTGGAACGAATTAATGAAATGTTTAAATGTATACATTAATCTAAAAAAAGTGTGTCCGAGTTTAGATAGTTTAAATATTGGAGGAGGTTTTCCAATAAAAAACTCGTTGGCTTTTGAGTATGATTACGAGTATATGATAGACGAAATTATAAACCAAATAAAGTTAGTTTGTGAAAATGCTCAAGTAGATGTACCGCATATTTTTACAGAGTTTGGTAGTTTTACCGTTGGTGAGTCTGGGGCAACTATTTACGAGGTACTATATCAAAAAAAGCAAAATGATAGAGAGCGTTGGAACATGATTAATTCTTCATTTATTACTACGTTACCAGATTCTTGGGCCATTAATAAACGTTTTATTATGTTGCCACTAAATAAATGGAATCATAAATATGAACGCGTATTATTAGGCGGATTAACTTGTGATAGTGATGATTATTACAATTCTGAGCAACACATAAATGGTATTTATTTACCAGTATATGAAAAAAACAACCCGTTATATATTGGTTTTTTTAATACTGGTGCATATCAAGAATCTATTGGTGGTTTTGGCGGATTACAGCATTGTTTAATACCGCATCCAAAACACATATTAATAGATAAAGCTAACGATGGCGAATTTACATTTCAAATTTATAAAGAACAACAAAAAAGTAGCGAGTTATTATCTATATTAGGGTACTAA
- a CDS encoding DEAD/DEAH box helicase — MAETNTSKVTIGKELYGYQKEALEEIFKRFGTAPQDYHLLYQLPTGGGKTVIFSEIVRRYIETFKKKVLVLTHRIELSKQTSKMLHEFGVNNKIINSTAKLDDQDDYKCFVAMVETLKNRLNDDKLDISDIGLVIVDEAHYNSFTKIFKFFDESFILGVTATPLSSNIKLPMYENYQELYVGEPIHQLIESGYLAKANMYSYNVGLTSLEVGANGDYTVKSSEDLYTNTDMLSKLVSAYEETVKGKKTLIFNNGINTSIQVFHAFKRAGYPIAHLDNTNTKKERELILKWFHKTPNAIITSVSILTTGFDEPSIEAIILNRATKSLTLYYQMIGRGSRIYKDRTEFDVIDLGNNFHRFGPWGADLDWQKMFRAPDYYLDAILSDEEIESNFRYELPADVKKEFANSTDTYFDMKKVYIATIKAGESSKRVLEKSIVHHAKMCIENSEDVFDALILAKKLGEEIDDRINRYAKCISKSTHNFVTWLKDDYRKKLNAYLRANFDEDFEAIHGYPPED, encoded by the coding sequence TTGGCAGAAACAAACACTTCAAAAGTTACAATAGGTAAAGAATTATACGGATATCAAAAGGAAGCACTCGAAGAAATCTTTAAAAGATTTGGAACTGCTCCTCAAGACTATCATTTGTTATATCAATTGCCAACAGGAGGAGGAAAAACTGTAATTTTTTCAGAAATTGTAAGACGTTACATTGAAACATTTAAAAAGAAAGTATTGGTTTTAACTCACAGAATAGAGTTAAGCAAGCAAACATCTAAAATGTTACACGAGTTTGGTGTAAACAATAAAATTATCAATAGTACAGCAAAACTTGATGATCAAGACGATTATAAATGTTTTGTTGCGATGGTTGAAACCTTGAAAAATAGGCTTAATGATGATAAATTAGATATTTCTGATATTGGTTTGGTAATTGTAGATGAAGCACATTATAATTCTTTTACTAAAATTTTTAAGTTTTTTGACGAATCTTTTATTTTAGGTGTAACAGCAACTCCTTTAAGCTCAAACATTAAACTGCCAATGTATGAGAATTATCAGGAATTGTATGTCGGTGAGCCAATACATCAGTTAATAGAAAGTGGTTATTTGGCAAAAGCTAATATGTATTCATATAATGTTGGATTAACTTCTTTAGAAGTTGGTGCCAACGGAGATTATACCGTTAAATCTTCTGAAGATTTATATACTAATACAGACATGCTATCGAAATTAGTAAGTGCTTATGAGGAAACTGTAAAAGGGAAAAAAACGCTAATTTTTAACAATGGTATAAATACTTCTATTCAAGTTTTTCATGCTTTTAAAAGGGCAGGGTATCCTATTGCTCATTTAGATAATACAAATACTAAAAAAGAACGCGAATTAATTTTAAAATGGTTTCATAAAACACCAAATGCCATTATAACTTCTGTAAGTATTTTAACGACTGGTTTTGATGAGCCAAGTATCGAGGCAATTATTTTAAATAGAGCAACAAAATCGTTAACCCTTTATTACCAAATGATTGGTCGTGGTTCTAGAATTTATAAAGATAGAACGGAGTTTGATGTTATAGATTTAGGTAATAATTTTCATAGGTTTGGTCCTTGGGGAGCAGATTTAGATTGGCAAAAAATGTTTAGAGCTCCCGATTATTATTTAGATGCTATTCTTTCTGACGAAGAGATAGAAAGTAATTTTAGATATGAACTTCCTGCAGATGTAAAAAAAGAATTTGCCAATTCTACTGATACCTATTTTGATATGAAAAAGGTGTATATAGCAACTATCAAAGCAGGAGAATCATCTAAAAGAGTATTAGAAAAATCGATAGTTCATCATGCAAAAATGTGCATTGAAAATAGCGAAGATGTATTTGATGCGCTAATTTTAGCCAAAAAGTTAGGAGAGGAGATTGATGACAGAATCAATAGGTATGCCAAGTGTATTTCTAAGAGTACTCACAACTTTGTTACTTGGTTAAAAGACGATTACAGGAAGAAATTAAATGCCTATTTACGTGCAAATTTCGATGAAGACTTTGAAGCTATTCATGGATATCCACCAGAAGACTAG
- the ytxJ gene encoding bacillithiol system redox-active protein YtxJ, with amino-acid sequence MGIFNNMFGKNEKKSSTKQHKAFVNWIPLKSIEELDNISKNSESEAILVFKHSTRCGISSMVIKQFEKMFTDEHQHLKVYYLDLLNYRDISDKVGFRFQVMHQSPQLIVVRNGVSVHHASHHDILQTNLSRFI; translated from the coding sequence ATGGGAATATTTAACAACATGTTTGGAAAAAATGAAAAGAAGTCATCAACAAAACAGCACAAAGCATTCGTTAATTGGATTCCTTTAAAATCTATTGAGGAGTTAGATAACATATCAAAAAATTCAGAATCAGAGGCTATTTTGGTGTTTAAGCATTCTACAAGATGTGGTATTAGTAGTATGGTTATCAAACAGTTCGAAAAAATGTTTACTGATGAGCATCAACATTTAAAAGTGTACTATTTAGATTTATTAAACTACAGAGATATTTCCGATAAAGTAGGTTTTCGTTTTCAAGTAATGCATCAATCACCTCAATTAATAGTGGTTCGAAATGGGGTTTCTGTGCATCATGCTTCGCATCATGATATTCTTCAAACAAATTTATCGAGATTTATATAG
- the clpB gene encoding ATP-dependent chaperone ClpB encodes MNFNNYTTKSQETIQMAQQLAQEYGHNQIENEHIFKALTQVDENVLPFLFKKLNINTKLLHQILDKQLESFPKVSGAELLLSREASKSLTDATLIAKKWQDDYVSIEHIFLSIFKSNSKIAQILKDQGVTEKLINTAIEELRKGERVTSQSQEETYNSLQKFAKNLNQLASDGKLDPVIGRDEEIRRLLQILSRRTKNNPILVGEPGTGKTAISEGLAHRIVDGDVPENLKEKLIFSLDMGALIAGAKYKGEFEERLKAVIKEVTNANGDIVLFIDEIHTLVGAGGGQGAMDAANILKPALARGELRAIGATTLDEYQKYFEKDKALERRFQKVQVNEPDIESAISILRGIKDKYETHHKVRIKDEAIIGAVELSQRYITNRFLPDKAIDLMDEAMSKLRMEINSKPEELDVLDRKVMQLEIEIEAIKRENDETKLKSLRADLANIKEERNEMNAKWKSEKEVVDNIQNAKAAIENYKLAAEKAERDGDYGKVAELRYGKIKEAQQELENLQRHLASNSQEKSLIKEEVDYEDIAEVVAKWTGVPVTKMIQSEREKLLKLETQLHKRVVGQEEAIVAISDAVRRSKAGLQNPNKPIGSFLFLGTTGVGKTELAKALAAYLFDDENAMTRIDMSEYQEKHAVSRLVGAPPGYVGYDEGGQLTEAVRRRPYSVVLLDEIEKAHPDTFNILLQVLDEGRLTDNKGRLADFKNTIVIMTSNMGSHIIQEKFTNTNTTIEATTELAKIEVLALLKQSVRPEFLNRIDDVIMFTPLNNKDIFEIVKLQIAQLQKMIGKQDITLDATDEALKYLSKKGYQPEFGARPVKRVIQKEVLNALSKEILAGNITTDSIVLLDAFDDKLVFRNQTH; translated from the coding sequence ATGAACTTTAATAACTATACCACAAAATCTCAAGAGACCATACAAATGGCCCAACAATTGGCACAAGAATATGGGCATAACCAAATAGAAAACGAACATATATTTAAAGCATTAACACAAGTAGATGAAAATGTACTTCCTTTTTTATTTAAAAAATTAAATATAAACACCAAACTTTTACATCAAATATTAGACAAACAATTAGAAAGTTTTCCTAAAGTTTCAGGTGCAGAACTACTGCTTTCTAGAGAAGCTTCTAAAAGTTTAACAGATGCTACGTTAATTGCAAAAAAATGGCAAGATGATTATGTTTCTATAGAACATATATTCTTATCAATTTTTAAATCTAATAGTAAGATAGCACAAATATTAAAAGACCAAGGTGTTACAGAAAAATTAATAAATACAGCTATAGAAGAGCTTAGAAAAGGAGAGCGTGTAACCTCCCAAAGTCAAGAAGAAACCTATAACTCGCTTCAAAAATTTGCAAAAAATTTAAACCAACTCGCTTCAGATGGTAAACTAGACCCTGTAATTGGAAGAGATGAAGAAATAAGAAGATTACTACAAATTTTATCTCGAAGAACTAAAAATAATCCTATTTTGGTAGGAGAACCAGGAACTGGTAAAACCGCTATTTCTGAAGGTTTGGCGCATAGAATTGTAGATGGTGATGTACCTGAAAACTTAAAAGAAAAACTTATTTTTTCTTTAGACATGGGAGCATTAATTGCCGGAGCAAAATATAAAGGAGAGTTTGAAGAACGCCTAAAAGCAGTTATAAAAGAGGTTACCAATGCCAACGGAGATATCGTTTTATTTATAGATGAAATTCATACACTTGTTGGGGCTGGTGGCGGACAAGGAGCCATGGATGCAGCAAATATTTTAAAACCTGCTTTAGCTCGTGGTGAGCTAAGGGCTATTGGTGCAACAACTTTAGATGAATACCAAAAATATTTTGAAAAAGACAAAGCGCTAGAAAGACGTTTTCAAAAAGTGCAAGTAAATGAACCAGATATAGAAAGTGCTATTTCTATTTTAAGAGGTATTAAAGATAAATATGAAACACACCATAAAGTACGTATAAAAGATGAGGCTATTATTGGTGCTGTAGAGCTATCTCAAAGATATATTACCAATAGGTTTTTACCCGATAAAGCTATCGATTTAATGGATGAAGCAATGTCTAAATTGCGAATGGAAATTAACTCTAAACCAGAAGAACTGGATGTTTTAGACAGAAAAGTAATGCAATTAGAAATTGAAATTGAAGCTATTAAAAGAGAGAACGATGAAACCAAATTAAAATCTCTACGTGCAGACTTAGCGAACATAAAAGAAGAGCGAAATGAAATGAATGCTAAGTGGAAATCGGAAAAAGAAGTGGTAGATAATATTCAAAATGCAAAAGCAGCCATAGAAAACTATAAATTAGCTGCAGAAAAAGCAGAAAGAGATGGTGACTATGGTAAAGTTGCCGAATTACGATATGGTAAAATTAAAGAAGCTCAGCAAGAATTAGAGAATTTACAACGCCATTTAGCTAGTAATTCACAAGAAAAATCTCTTATTAAAGAAGAAGTCGATTATGAAGATATTGCTGAAGTTGTTGCCAAATGGACTGGTGTACCAGTTACAAAAATGATTCAATCTGAAAGAGAAAAACTATTAAAATTAGAAACTCAACTTCATAAAAGAGTTGTTGGTCAAGAAGAGGCTATTGTTGCAATTTCTGATGCTGTAAGACGCTCTAAGGCTGGTTTACAAAATCCTAATAAACCAATTGGAAGTTTTCTGTTTTTGGGAACAACTGGGGTTGGTAAAACTGAACTTGCAAAGGCATTAGCAGCATACCTTTTTGATGATGAAAATGCAATGACAAGGATTGATATGAGTGAATATCAAGAGAAACACGCAGTAAGTAGATTGGTTGGAGCGCCCCCAGGATATGTTGGTTATGACGAGGGTGGTCAGTTAACTGAAGCTGTAAGAAGAAGACCTTATTCTGTTGTGCTTTTAGATGAAATAGAAAAAGCACATCCAGATACTTTTAATATTCTATTACAAGTTTTAGACGAGGGAAGATTAACCGATAATAAAGGAAGATTAGCAGATTTTAAAAACACTATTGTTATTATGACTTCGAACATGGGAAGCCATATAATTCAAGAAAAGTTTACGAATACAAATACTACTATAGAAGCTACAACAGAACTTGCCAAAATTGAAGTACTTGCATTACTAAAACAATCTGTAAGACCTGAGTTTTTAAACAGAATAGACGATGTTATTATGTTTACACCCTTAAATAACAAAGATATATTTGAAATTGTAAAACTACAAATAGCTCAGTTACAGAAAATGATTGGTAAACAAGACATTACTTTAGATGCTACAGATGAAGCACTAAAATACTTGTCAAAAAAAGGATATCAACCAGAGTTTGGTGCAAGGCCCGTTAAACGTGTTATACAAAAAGAGGTGCTAAACGCTTTATCTAAAGAAATATTAGCTGGTAATATAACTACGGATAGTATAGTGCTTTTAGACGCATTTGATGATAAACTTGTATTCAGAAACCAAACTCATTAA
- a CDS encoding SixA phosphatase family protein produces MKNYFFTLAITFLTLFSCNDDTTTTYYLIRHAEKDRTDKTNKNPNLNEQGLDRAKKWANYFKDIHLDAIYSTNYNRTQQTAQPTAANKKLIVKSYQPNNMYNDDFKKETLGKSVLIVGHSNTTPAFVNTIYKKNNSVKDTKLYKSMDDKDNASLYIVTIIGKSISSKVIAVN; encoded by the coding sequence ATGAAAAATTATTTCTTTACCCTCGCCATTACATTCTTAACACTTTTTTCTTGCAATGATGATACTACCACCACCTACTATTTAATTAGGCATGCAGAAAAAGATAGAACCGATAAAACAAATAAGAATCCTAATTTAAATGAACAAGGTTTAGACAGAGCAAAAAAATGGGCCAATTATTTTAAAGACATACATTTAGATGCTATTTACTCCACAAATTATAATAGAACTCAACAAACAGCTCAACCTACAGCAGCCAACAAAAAATTGATTGTAAAAAGCTATCAACCAAACAACATGTACAATGATGATTTTAAAAAGGAAACTTTAGGTAAATCTGTTTTAATTGTGGGGCATAGTAATACTACACCTGCTTTTGTAAATACAATTTATAAGAAAAATAATAGTGTAAAAGATACAAAATTATACAAAAGCATGGATGACAAAGATAATGCGAGCCTTTATATAGTTACTATTATAGGAAAGTCTATTTCCAGCAAAGTTATAGCGGTAAATTAA
- a CDS encoding class I SAM-dependent methyltransferase, translating to MAKKNLISKELEAFYNNASEETRLESGMGFFEFERIKSLISRHLKKEHSVILDIGGGTGKYSEWLANKNYEVHLLEPVKKHIDLATKRANQSIKKFTVLQGESRNLPFENNFADIVILHGPLYHLQKKEDRLKTIAEAKRVLKKGGLVLGFAINSSASTVVGLMQGLVHKKPFLKMCKEELTSGIHNPPKEFPWLLADGFYHKPKQLKKEFTSQQLEILNLFAVEGMIWLDREYFSNMLHPTKKETLLSILKATELDESVLAFSPHMMLVAKK from the coding sequence ATGGCAAAAAAAAACTTAATAAGCAAAGAGCTTGAGGCTTTTTATAACAATGCCTCCGAAGAAACTCGCCTAGAAAGTGGTATGGGTTTTTTTGAGTTTGAGCGAATAAAATCATTAATTTCTAGACACTTAAAAAAAGAACATAGTGTTATTTTAGATATTGGTGGAGGTACAGGAAAATATAGTGAGTGGTTGGCAAATAAAAATTATGAAGTCCATTTATTAGAACCCGTAAAAAAACATATAGATTTAGCAACCAAAAGAGCTAATCAATCTATTAAAAAGTTTACGGTTTTACAAGGTGAGAGCAGAAATTTACCCTTCGAAAATAATTTTGCTGATATTGTTATTTTACATGGCCCGCTTTATCATCTTCAAAAAAAAGAAGACCGATTAAAAACAATAGCAGAAGCAAAAAGAGTATTAAAAAAAGGAGGATTAGTTTTAGGATTTGCAATTAATTCTTCAGCATCTACAGTGGTTGGTTTAATGCAAGGATTGGTGCACAAAAAACCATTTTTAAAAATGTGTAAAGAGGAGCTAACTTCAGGTATTCATAATCCACCAAAAGAGTTTCCTTGGTTATTGGCAGACGGATTTTATCATAAACCAAAACAATTAAAAAAAGAGTTTACTTCTCAACAATTAGAAATTTTAAATCTTTTTGCTGTAGAAGGTATGATTTGGCTAGACAGAGAATATTTTTCAAATATGCTTCATCCAACAAAAAAAGAAACATTATTATCAATTTTAAAGGCAACAGAATTAGATGAGTCTGTGTTGGCTTTTAGTCCGCATATGATGTTAGTTGCAAAAAAGTAA
- a CDS encoding DUF6495 family protein, with amino-acid sequence MKYRQLTKEQFESLHEEFAKFLATQSIDAREWTEIKEEKPMVAEEELNIFSDLVWDDVLSKTKYIEHFSKTKVNLFKCDATEIHRIAIQVTWDIDLLAQEGFEWLMQNPMDNSVEIFKGSKPYNDDRNLEIFDLIEKGSTISKGEIFEYFSQLI; translated from the coding sequence ATGAAATATAGACAATTAACAAAAGAACAGTTTGAAAGTTTACATGAAGAGTTTGCAAAGTTTTTAGCAACTCAAAGTATTGATGCCAGAGAATGGACAGAGATAAAGGAAGAAAAACCTATGGTAGCAGAAGAAGAGTTAAATATTTTTTCTGATCTTGTTTGGGATGATGTTCTTTCGAAAACAAAGTATATAGAGCATTTTTCTAAAACAAAAGTAAATTTATTTAAATGTGATGCTACAGAAATTCATAGAATTGCAATACAAGTAACTTGGGATATTGATTTATTAGCGCAAGAAGGATTTGAGTGGTTAATGCAGAATCCTATGGATAATTCTGTTGAAATTTTTAAGGGTTCTAAACCTTATAATGATGATAGAAATTTAGAAATTTTTGACCTCATAGAAAAAGGGAGTACAATTTCTAAAGGAGAAATATTTGAATACTTCAGTCAGTTAATATAG
- the rplI gene encoding 50S ribosomal protein L9, with the protein MELILRQDVENLGFKDDIVEVKNGYGRNFLIPTGKASLATSSAKKVLAENLKQRAYKEAKLIEDANAIAETIKGYDIKIASKTGSGDKLFGSVNNIDLAAALAKAGTELDKKFIKVVGGSVKRLGKYDATVRLHREVIADISFEVIAE; encoded by the coding sequence ATGGAACTGATATTAAGACAAGACGTAGAAAATTTAGGATTTAAAGATGATATCGTAGAAGTTAAAAACGGATATGGTAGAAATTTTCTAATTCCTACAGGTAAAGCCTCTTTAGCAACTTCTTCTGCCAAAAAAGTTTTAGCAGAAAACTTAAAGCAAAGAGCTTATAAAGAAGCAAAATTAATTGAAGATGCAAATGCAATTGCAGAAACAATTAAAGGATATGATATTAAAATTGCATCTAAAACTGGTAGTGGAGACAAATTATTTGGCTCTGTAAACAATATCGATTTAGCTGCAGCTTTAGCAAAAGCCGGTACAGAACTTGATAAGAAATTTATTAAAGTTGTAGGTGGCTCTGTAAAAAGATTAGGTAAATATGACGCTACTGTTAGATTACACAGAGAGGTAATTGCAGATATTTCTTTTGAAGTAATAGCTGAATAG
- the rpsR gene encoding 30S ribosomal protein S18, which translates to MATIEQQAKGGKSADVRYLTPLDIDTKKESKYCRFKKKGIKYIDYKDADFLMYLVNEQGKILPRRLTGTSLKYQRKVAQAIKRSRHLALMPYVGDLLK; encoded by the coding sequence ATGGCTACAATAGAACAACAAGCAAAAGGAGGAAAATCTGCTGACGTTAGATATTTAACGCCATTAGATATAGACACAAAAAAAGAATCTAAATATTGTAGATTCAAGAAAAAAGGAATCAAATACATCGATTATAAAGATGCAGATTTCTTAATGTATTTAGTAAACGAACAAGGTAAAATTTTACCAAGACGTTTAACAGGTACTTCACTAAAATATCAACGTAAAGTTGCGCAAGCAATTAAAAGATCTCGTCATTTGGCTTTAATGCCTTACGTTGGAGATTTGTTAAAATAA
- the rpsF gene encoding 30S ribosomal protein S6 → MNHYETVFILNPVLSDTQIKETVQKFEDYLVSKGAEMISKEDWGLKKLAYPIQKKKSGFYHLFEYKVAGEEIAAFELEFRRDDSVMRYLTVKLDKHAAAWAKIRTERVKSAKK, encoded by the coding sequence ATGAATCATTACGAAACTGTTTTCATTTTGAATCCCGTTTTATCTGATACTCAGATAAAGGAAACAGTACAAAAGTTTGAGGACTATTTGGTTTCTAAAGGTGCCGAAATGATTTCTAAAGAAGATTGGGGCTTAAAAAAATTAGCTTATCCAATTCAAAAAAAGAAAAGTGGTTTTTATCACTTATTCGAGTACAAAGTTGCCGGTGAAGAAATTGCTGCATTTGAGTTAGAGTTTAGAAGAGATGATAGCGTTATGCGTTATTTAACTGTTAAATTAGACAAACATGCTGCTGCCTGGGCAAAGATTAGAACTGAACGTGTTAAATCTGCAAAAAAATAA
- a CDS encoding RNA polymerase sigma factor has product MKIIKLHTEKGLIKKAVDNNREAQKEIFNTYSPKMLGVCRQYVKDIHHAEDLLLEGFFKVFTHLHTFKHQGNFEGWIRRIVINTCISYLRKKSVIEYTDEEFSFNDMATINLENSTVDEIQQLIDNLPNGYKIVFNLFAIEGFKHTEIAEKLGISVSTSKSQLFKARKLLQENYLKLNTIVHEKN; this is encoded by the coding sequence TTGAAAATTATAAAATTACATACAGAAAAAGGGCTTATTAAGAAGGCTGTAGACAACAATCGAGAAGCTCAAAAAGAAATTTTTAACACGTATTCTCCAAAAATGTTGGGAGTTTGTAGGCAATATGTTAAAGATATTCATCATGCAGAAGATTTACTATTAGAGGGATTTTTTAAGGTTTTTACTCATTTGCATACTTTTAAACATCAGGGAAATTTTGAAGGTTGGATTCGAAGGATTGTTATAAATACGTGTATTTCATACCTTAGAAAGAAAAGTGTAATTGAGTATACGGATGAAGAGTTTTCTTTTAACGATATGGCAACTATAAATTTAGAAAATTCTACTGTTGATGAAATACAACAACTAATTGATAATTTACCAAATGGCTATAAAATAGTTTTTAATTTATTTGCTATAGAAGGTTTTAAGCATACAGAAATAGCAGAAAAATTGGGTATATCGGTAAGTACTTCTAAATCTCAATTATTTAAAGCGCGCAAGTTGTTGCAAGAAAATTATTTAAAATTGAATACCATTGTTCATGAAAAAAACTAA